In one Sphingomonas sanguinis genomic region, the following are encoded:
- the mscL gene encoding large conductance mechanosensitive channel protein MscL, producing the protein MLKEFRAFIARGNVLDLAVAVIIGAAFSKIVTSLTDDVLMPVIGKIFGGLDFSSYFLRMGPIPATYTGSLTDYAALKKAGVPLLGYGAFVTQAVNFVIVAFIIFLLIRTVNRATAMFEKQKAEVPAEPKAEPADVALLREIRDELRARRS; encoded by the coding sequence ATGCTCAAGGAATTTCGCGCCTTCATCGCGCGGGGCAATGTCCTCGACCTGGCGGTGGCGGTCATCATCGGGGCGGCGTTCAGCAAGATCGTGACCTCGCTGACCGACGATGTGCTGATGCCGGTGATCGGCAAGATCTTCGGAGGGCTGGATTTCAGCAGCTATTTCCTGCGCATGGGGCCGATCCCGGCGACCTATACCGGATCGTTGACCGACTATGCCGCCTTGAAGAAAGCGGGTGTGCCGCTGCTCGGATACGGGGCGTTCGTGACGCAGGCGGTCAATTTCGTGATCGTCGCCTTCATCATCTTCCTGCTGATCCGCACGGTGAACCGGGCGACCGCGATGTTCGAGAAGCAGAAGGCCGAAGTGCCCGCCGAGCCCAAGGCGGAACCCGCCGATGTCGCGCTGCTCCGCGAAATTCGCGACGAACTGCGCGCGCGGCGTTCTTAA
- a CDS encoding RrF2 family transcriptional regulator: protein MLTQRSRYALRAMLFLAEMPPAGPPTSMTRIAAEANVPRKFLELILADLKGAQLLDSQRGKMGGYRLARAAHLISLGDIIRTIEGPLALVPCVSRTAYRPCNDCKSEADCAIRHAMMRVRDETARILDGTSLADATAKKLAAA, encoded by the coding sequence ATGTTGACCCAGCGGTCCCGTTATGCACTGCGCGCGATGCTGTTCCTGGCGGAGATGCCGCCTGCCGGTCCGCCGACCTCGATGACGCGCATCGCGGCCGAGGCGAACGTGCCGCGCAAGTTCCTGGAGCTGATCCTCGCCGATCTGAAGGGCGCGCAGCTGCTCGACAGCCAGCGGGGCAAGATGGGCGGGTATCGCCTCGCCCGCGCGGCGCACCTGATTTCGCTCGGCGACATCATCCGCACGATCGAGGGGCCGCTGGCGCTGGTCCCCTGCGTCAGCCGGACGGCGTACCGCCCGTGCAACGACTGCAAGAGCGAAGCCGACTGCGCCATCCGCCATGCGATGATGCGCGTGCGCGACGAGACGGCGCGAATCCTGGACGGTACCAGCCTGGCGGATGCGACGGCCAAGAAGCTGGCGGCGGCGTAA
- a CDS encoding LemA family protein yields MRRPVLALTPVVMAVALSGCGMNSVPTAEENVNAKWADVQAAYQRRANLIPNLEATVKGAAASEKSILTEVVNARAKATSVQVNSADLSDPAKMQQFAQAQGQLSGSLGRLLANVEAYPNLKSQDNFQTLMSQLEGTENRINIAIGDYNKAVQAYNTRIRTFPDAIGAKVFYGAKPKTPYQATTPGAENAPKVNFGA; encoded by the coding sequence ATGCGTCGTCCCGTTCTTGCCCTGACCCCGGTCGTGATGGCCGTCGCCCTGTCCGGCTGCGGCATGAACAGCGTGCCCACGGCGGAGGAAAATGTGAACGCGAAATGGGCCGACGTTCAGGCCGCCTATCAGCGCCGCGCCAACCTGATCCCCAATCTTGAGGCGACCGTGAAGGGCGCCGCCGCCTCGGAAAAGTCCATCCTGACCGAGGTGGTCAACGCGCGCGCCAAGGCGACCTCGGTCCAAGTGAACAGCGCCGACCTGTCCGATCCCGCCAAGATGCAGCAGTTCGCCCAGGCCCAGGGTCAGCTCAGCGGTTCGCTCGGCCGTCTGCTCGCCAATGTCGAGGCCTATCCGAACCTGAAGAGCCAGGACAATTTCCAGACACTGATGAGCCAGTTAGAGGGCACCGAAAACCGCATCAACATCGCGATCGGCGACTACAACAAGGCGGTGCAGGCCTATAATACCCGCATCCGCACCTTCCCCGACGCGATCGGTGCCAAGGTGTTCTACGGCGCCAAGCCCAAGACCCCCTATCAGGCGACCACGCCGGGCGCCGAGAATGCGCCCAAGGTGAATTTCGGCGCCTGA
- a CDS encoding TPM domain-containing protein has product MPRLTRLFRPVLGFWLILCAVPVMAQTFPKLDGLVVDAAGKIDPATKAQLEAKLESLQKDTGRQLVVATIPDLQGYPIEDYGYRLGRAWGVGLKDANNGAILFVAPNEGKGQRGPRLEVGRGLEPILTDAWSSQMIRTLMIPRLRESSDISGALNAGADAVIAQLRASPEEAQAKVAEAAKQFDREHRRGGSDSNGFPIVIILVIFIGGFVLLSILRRRQGQRFHDDDDDDRGGGGGRRGGGWPIILWGPGWGSGGGSGGGWSSGGGSSGGGSDGSWFGGGFTGGGGGDFGGGGASGDW; this is encoded by the coding sequence ATGCCACGGCTCACCCGGTTGTTTCGCCCGGTCCTCGGGTTCTGGCTGATCCTCTGCGCCGTCCCCGTGATGGCGCAGACCTTTCCCAAGCTCGACGGGCTGGTCGTCGACGCGGCGGGCAAGATCGACCCCGCGACCAAGGCGCAGTTAGAGGCGAAGCTGGAGTCCCTGCAAAAGGATACCGGCCGCCAGCTGGTGGTCGCGACGATTCCCGACCTGCAGGGCTATCCGATCGAGGATTATGGCTATCGGCTGGGCCGGGCCTGGGGCGTCGGCCTGAAGGACGCGAACAACGGTGCGATCCTGTTCGTCGCGCCCAATGAGGGCAAAGGCCAGCGCGGCCCCCGGTTGGAGGTCGGGCGTGGACTGGAGCCGATCCTGACCGACGCCTGGTCGTCGCAGATGATCCGCACGTTGATGATCCCACGCCTTCGGGAATCGAGCGACATATCGGGTGCCCTGAACGCGGGCGCGGATGCGGTCATCGCCCAGCTTCGCGCCTCGCCCGAGGAAGCCCAGGCCAAGGTGGCCGAGGCCGCCAAGCAGTTCGACCGCGAGCATCGCCGCGGCGGCAGCGATTCCAACGGCTTCCCGATCGTCATCATATTGGTGATCTTCATCGGCGGCTTCGTCCTTCTGTCGATCCTGCGCCGCAGACAGGGCCAGCGTTTCCACGACGATGACGACGATGATCGTGGCGGCGGCGGTGGGCGTCGCGGCGGCGGCTGGCCGATCATCCTCTGGGGTCCAGGCTGGGGCAGCGGCGGCGGATCGGGTGGTGGCTGGAGTTCGGGCGGCGGATCGTCCGGCGGCGGCAGCGACGGATCATGGTTCGGCGGCGGCTTTACCGGCGGCGGCGGCGGCGATTTCGGCGGCGGCGGCGCATCGGGGGATTGGTGA